From the genome of Oncorhynchus masou masou isolate Uvic2021 chromosome 15, UVic_Omas_1.1, whole genome shotgun sequence:
tggtacttcctgtttagtttttgcttgaaagcatgaatcaggaggatatagttatggtcagatttgccaaatgtagtgcaagggagagctttgtacgcaactctgtgtgtggagtaaaggtggtctacagtttttttttcATCTGGTTGgacatgtaacatgctggtagaaattaggcaaaatggatttaagtttgcctgcattaaagtccccggccactaggagtgccgtcTCTGGATGAGCTTttttttgtttgcttatggccttatacagctcattgagtgccgTGTTAGTGCCtacattggtttgtggtggtaaatagacagctacaaaaatatatagatgaaaactcttggtaaatagtgtggtctacagcttatcatgaaatactctacctcaggtgagtaAAACCTTCCTTAATATtatattttgtgcaccagctgttattgacaaatagacacagactgcCACCCATTGTCTTACCGGAgacagctgttctatcttgccgatgcatagaaaacccagccagctgtatgttatccatgtcatcgttcagccatgactcggtgaaacataagttATTACAGTTTTTTGTCGGGTTagtaggatagtcttgatcggAACTTATTCCGTTTATTAGGCACCACAACCTACGTCCCcttatatctctgtctcttcttcatgcgaatgaTAGGTATTTGGGCCTTGTctggtgtctgaagtaaatcctttgcgTCAGACGCGTTAAAGAAAAAATATTTGTCCAGTACAAGGTGATAAATCGCTGTTTTGATATCCATTAGTTAATTTTGGTTATAagagatggtggcagaaacattatgtacaaaattatTTACAAATAACTCAAaaaacacacaatagcacaattggttaggagcccataAAACGGCAGCAATCCCCTCCGTCGCCATTATCTCCATTATCTCCAACATTACCTGTTCCTCAAAGAATTGATTATAAATTCTCCTCCTCATCTACAAACCCCTAAATGGCATCGAGGACCCGCCTCCCTGTCAAACCTACTCTCCCCCTATGAACCTCCACGCACCCTATGTTCAAGCCACGCCAAACTCCTTCATGCCCCCAGGACCAGGCTCCTCACAATGGGGGACCGTGCCTTTTCATCTCTCACACCATACCTATGGAACTCCCTTCCAGATAATTTCAGGGTTGTTCAGACTGTTGGAGCTTTTAAAGCAGGCCTCAAGACTCATGTCTATCAGCTAGCCTACCATTCCTCCTCGACTTGAATTGTTCCTTTCATTATATGGTTAGATATTACTATGATTTTTTTTATGTTCTATTTTCAGTTTTATATTATGCACTTTGAGATTATTACTGTATGATGAAAAGTGCTTTTCAAATGTAATaaattatcataattattattgAACAAGTCCGAGTCCAAGTGTGAGTCATCACTGGTCGAGTCTTGACTCTAGTCACGAGCATCAAAATCGGGACTGGACTAGTATTAGTACTGGACTGGAGTACTACAATGCTTCCCTGGGATAAATGGTTGCCGCTTGAAGTTAATGTACTTTACGGGTGGGAGCACGGCACCAGAGATGGACAGGGACGTCTTCACTACCTGTTGAAGGTCCTTGTGGTCGAGTGGAGCAGTTTCCCTACCAGGTTGTGATGCAgccggtcaagatgctctcaatggtgcagcagtAGAAGTTGGAGAGTATCCGGGGGACATGCCAAGTTTCTGCATCTGCCTTTGGAAGTAGAGGAGCTGTTGCTCCTCCTTGACCAAGTGATGGTGTTGTGTGTTCATGTCAGGTTCTCTGTGATTTGgacgcagaggaacttgaagtcACTGACTCTCTCCACAgcagtcccatcgatgtggattggGCATATCCTTCTCCCTGCTTCCTGAAGTTGACAATCACCTCTTTCTTTTTGCTGATATTGAaggataggttgttgtcctggaaacGCACTGCTAGGTCTCTTTCCTCTTCCCTTGTCTCATCACTGTTgttgatcaggcctacaaccGTGGTGTCATCTGAAAACTTGGTGATGGAGTTGGTGTCGTGTCTGGCCCTGTGTTAAGAgtcagtgtagtggaggtatTTTTGAGAATCAGTGTAGTGGAGGAGTTGTTGCCAATCCTCAGCTGTTGTAGCCTGTGGtctgcctgtcaggaagtccagtatccagttgcaaAGGACGGAGTCGAGACCCAGGGGCCCAAGCTTGGAGGGAACAATGCTATTGAATGCTGAACtatagttaatgaacagcattctcacataggtgttcctcttgtccaggtgtgaTAGAGCTGTATGGATTGCAATGGAGATGGCATCTTGAGTGGATCTGTTGGAGtgttaagcaaattggagtgggtctagtgtgtctgGCATGCTGGCCTTGATGTGTGCCAGCCTTTCAAAGGACTATGATGACAGGGGTAAGTGCAACGGGGTGAGTCATTTAGGCACGTCAGCTTGGTTTTCTTGGGCATTGGAATGATTGTGGTCTTCTAATTGTTTCTATAGAGACGACCAATTAAGTGATGGTCGGCCATGAATGTTTTTTGGCCAAATGTCTGTGTTAAGCGTTGACCTAGATTATACATATCAAATTCGGGAATGATGGCCACCATTCGCGACCAACTACCAGCAACTGTGTGGAAACAAGGAACAGAGATTTTGACCAATTAATCCTGTGTGTCACCAAGGTATCACACCCACAGTATCTGGAATGAAATAGCCATATCAGGATTAATAACTATCAGNNNNNNNNNNNNNNNNNNNNNNNNNNNNNNNNNNNNNNNNNNNNNNNNNNNNNNNNNNNNNNNNNNNNNNNNNNNNNNNNNNNNNNNNNNNNNNNNNNNNCCAGctctttcaggaggaatgggacaaaattcacccaacttaatgtgggaagcttgtggaatgctacccggaacgaaccagggtctgcagtaactgctgtgccttagaccgctgcgccactcaggaggcctgaTACATCtaatcaagggcttgatgattagttgacaggTTAAATCAGGTACGCTAGTACTGGAATAAATCAAATACATGGAATTGGCTGAGGGTATGTGAGGAGAAGTTAATTTGCCCTGGAGATAAGTTCATACTAACAACACATTATTTACTTAAAGCTCAGCTGACACCTGGAGCTGTCAATCAAAGCCACATCTGCCCTAGATTGAATCTGTGACACGCATACCAACAACTAACCAGGACTGAGTAGAATACAAAATCACCAGGAAATTGGGATGGATCAATCATTTTAGGAAAAGAGTTTTTGAATTTAGTCTTGGTAATTACAGCTCTTTGTctgagcgagacagtgagtgacAAGGAAAAGTGACTGAACTGTTTTATTTCACTTGAAAAAGTGAGGATGATAGTGGAATATTCATGTGGAAAACACTCCATGCATACAGACCCATTTTTTTTCTTGTGGGCTCATTTTACCCATCAGCTCTGACCTACTAAGCTGTCAATGTGAGATGGGTATTAGCAGATAGTTGTGGACTCTAGCTAAACTGTTTTACATATTGCGAGATACATTTTATCTTGTTGGAGACTGGCCAGAGATTGTGAGGTATATGTTACCTTGGCAGCAAGAGCATTATAGTGTGTATTATTATGGTGTTATACACAATATTGCTTTCTGAAATGCTTCAAAATAAGTGTCCAGCCACAGGTGAGTTATAGGAGACTGTAATAGAAGACTGGATGAAGAATAAGATGTGAGCGAAGGAGGACACTCACCATTGAAGCTCTTGGGTGGGATGCAGGAAGGAGGGGGGGCAGTGTAGGGGCCGAGGCCAGGATATAGTCAGATTCTGGGCAGACAGGGAGGCCAGACAGTCTACACTGAGCTCTCCTGTACAAAACCGCACCATCGACGGGCTCAGGGATGAGCTCACCTCCAACATGGCTgaggagacaaagaaagagaggagggagagagatagagtgcaAGAAATAgaggaaagaggcagagagaaagggagagatagaataGTAACagaagagggatggggagagtagagggatagaagagggagagagatagaagagttGAGGGATAGAAGACGGATTGAAGACGGAGAGAAGAGTGAGCCACAGGATATTTCAGAAGGGGACTTTAACTGGGAGAGTGAATACAGAATTGAAAGGTAGTTATCGATTACAAGAATGATAGTGTACTGATGCATTATGCATAGAATGTGAACAATAAAAGTGCAACAAAACAAATGAGCAGACAGAACATCACTGTTGACCCAGACAAACAGAAAGCCAGACAGAATACTGACATAAGCAGACGGAACACTGCTGCCAGAAAGAATGTCGACCCAACCAGACAGAATCAACAGATGGAATATTGCAACAGACCAtcagaaaaaaaaattgttgGAACGCTTTATAATGACAGATGTCTGAAATAAACAGACGTAAGACTGTTGCCAGACAGCTGACCCACCCAGATGTACACAGACAGAATTCTGAGATGGAATATTGGCCAGCAGGCCATCAGTCTGAATCCCACCTACCACCAGCCAGCTCGGCTCCGAACACGATCCCTCTGGACACAGACACTCCAACACAGTGCAGGAGAGCGTCCCTCCGCAGGTTGAAGTTGATGAGTGCTGCCTCCACCCCCACCTTGGCCAGGCCCAGCCAGAGGGCCACCTGCAATGGCCGGCTCTCCATGAAGAGGGCCACCACATCCCCCGGGCCCCAGCCCTGGGCCAGAGCCCATTGGGCCACAGCGTTAGACAGCAGGTCCAGCTGGGTGAAGGTCCACGTCTCTCCTGTGGCATCATAGATGAGGGCGGGTTTATTTGGGTGCTGCTTCACTGTCTGGGCAAAGATGGAGGGGATATTGCTGTTGCGCCGTAGGTGGTGCCACAAGGCTATCTTGACTCGTAACAACACGTAAAGGCCACTGGAAGAAGTACAGAGAGGGAGATTAGTGAGGGAATGTTACTATTTTACCATTACCTATAGCGATGACGACTAACTAGTAAAAAGGTACATTTCCTGAAGAAAATGTGTGTGCCTGCTTCAGCAGTCTAAATGTGTTTTTTAATGGTAGTAGAAGTTGACGCAAGCACACTACATATTCTTAACAAATTAAAGGCACTCACTTTAGGTCTCTCTTCGCAGTACGGACTACGATGTAGAGGTACTTCCAACCACCTGTGCCCAGAAAGACCCCGAAGCCTGCTGCTAAACTCCAGGACCAGGGGACCCCAAAGAGACGCAGCAGACCCAGCGATCCCAGAGAAAAAGAGGCACTCGCTGCATTGCGCATCCTAGCAGTGGAGAGGAGTTTCAAAGGGTTATAAGGGTGGGATAAGTGAGCGAGACAGGCCTACAGCATGGTGTTAAAATGTAATGGCAGAGGGGTAAGGATAGAGGGTGTACTACACGTggcagtggaggacagaggtaAGAGTGCTTTTGGACCAGTCTCTCTTATAAAAATGACTAACTTGACTGTAAATGACGACCTAACTTGACTAATTTCAACAGTtaaaatgtaaatatttgtaaTTAATTAAAATTAAATGCGAGGTAGCCTCGACCTTATAGCATGGCTTATAGGATTACATACTGTATAGTTGGTGTTTGAACCGtgatttatttgttattttaggCAGGCTAGTTAAAGTGCACTGTGCAAAAATGTTATCATATAATGCAGCGTTGCCTACAGAGCGTAGGCCTGGTCTCTTACCTATGATCATACACGACCCGACGACGAACTATTTGAGAGCGATGTCCCTAACCTTTCACCTAGTAACCGAGTATTCTTCAAAACGTTCAATAGCGCTTTAGCCACTACCAGGCTTGTATACAAATTAGAATCGCCACCACACGCTGTTGAGTTCGTTGCAAGGATAACATTTATCATTTGAAATATTGCTACATTAATACGTATCTAAATGTTACAACAGTTTAACTGTCACCGCACCAAATTGCTATTAGAACGACGCCTCTCATGTAACAATGCATCAATTTATGAACATCAAATACATAGCCTACGCGCTCTAAAGAATTCCGAAACAGATTCACTAAATGATGGAATGACTAGACAGTTATTGGATACTTATCTATTTGTAGTAGCCGAAATATAAGAACCACAGTACTATGTGCTCCATATTGAATGTTATTGCATTGCGACGAACCCCAACAGCACCGCCCAAATAGTATCGCCCTTTCTCAGTGAACTCAGCGATTAGCTCCTCATCGAATTACCGACCCAATCCCATTGGCCGATATTATGATGACGAAGGAGAATCCGCCTCTTGGCCCGCCTGTTTCAGGTTCACTTCATCGAGTTGACCAATGATTGCAAGTGTTGCTACATATTGAGACTATTAAATCATATTCAGACAAatactgtgtactgtatacagATATCCTACTGAAAcgatatatgtatgtgtatacagATATCCTACTGAAACGATATATGTATGTGATGCAAAAAGCCCTGATCTATTCTCTACTTTGTCATACAGAGGCTCTCAGGTAGGCTATACTTTATTTATGAGTCAAATAGTTTTGACCTCTACAGTAGCCTAATTCGTTCTACAAATGTTGAAATTAAACTTTGTGAAGGAGCAGCTGTTTATTTTGAATCACAATGAAGCAATTCCATGCCGCAATTTAAAGTAAACATAAACATTACAACAGTCTGGTGGGTTACAACAAAGATaatctattatattgacaagagaGTCAAGTGGTCGATCtcacaatggaaatacatgtcctcaaagatggagAGCAGGTGCGGGAGGCGAGATCAGGTGgaaccattctagccaatgagagggcagaaaAAGCGTGCGAACAACAGGCATAACTGATATAAAGATATTGCTGTTCCAAAGTTGCCGAAATACCAGGTGTAACAACCTAACCATTACAAAACGTAAGCCTCATGTAACAaattagcaattacatttttgttgttgaccatATTTGACACTGGCATTGACCATTCAAAAATGCATCACTTCGTGGTCTTATTTTCATGGAAAGATTTTGGACGGAGTAAACCCTGTCGCTTTGCCTCTTCTTCACTGTTTAGAAGCATTTCAACACAAATACTGTAGTACAAATTAGAGACTGATAAGCTTGCAGGTTTTTACAGGTCGCTAAACTAAGTGAAACATCTCTAATGTGTTTATGAGTTGACCAACTCATGACTGCCAACTGCCCTTCTGCTATGAGTACATGTCCACATTcttgtactgtaggcctatgcattgATGTGCAGTATCTCAAACCTGTTTCACTTGGTGTTTTTTAGTTCTCTCTTCACTCAGTTCATCACAGAGAGTGTATCCACAAATGGGAATATCTTTACACACATTCATGGTTCAATGTAGTCCAATCCCCTGTCTGCGTGAGGCTGTAGTGCAGGAGCTGCTCTGTGTCAGGGTGGACCTGGAGTCTGGCTGGAGGACGCGGAAGACCCTGCGCAGCACAGCCCGTCTGAGCAGGATGTAGACCCAGGGGTCCAGGATCTGGTTCCAGGTGGCCATGCGGAGGCCCAACAGAACCAGCTTCTCTGACTGACGTACTGTGTGGCTGGAGCCTCGCCCGCCGCGGCAGAACTGACCCAccagcagagagatggagatctGGTGATGGTGGACAGGAAAGCCACTATGTTAGGGACATAAAGACCACTGTGGGTCATTGAAAGGCACACTGTATATGAGACAGGCCTGAATAAATGAGGTGAATATGTTGTATCCTACTAttaattttagaaacacttatgTGTCTGTGTTTAAACAAGCAAAAGCCTTGTTTACAATATGCAGGTTACCAATGTTAAACCATCTACAGTATAAACAAGGTCAAATGTCAGTGGAGGCTCTAGCTACTCACTAGAAAGGGGCTCCAGCACACACAGGACACCATCGTGATCACTGTCAACTGGGCCATCATCTCTACATCCAGCGAGCGTAGCGGAGAGGAGGAGGTTCTTCCATATCGTCCTGGTGCTGCTGTAGTGTTTGTCCTGATACCCTGGGAGCTGAGCCTGGCCTGCAGCAGAGCCAGCCCGCTCAGGGTGTTACAAATCAGGGAGAGGCTGAGCGCCATGAGCCCCAGGCCGGAGAAGGTGAGGGCCAGGCTGGCGTCAGCCGTGGAGAGCGGCCCATGGACTGTCAGAAAGCACCAGGTACCAGGGAATTGGGTTGTGTAACTACCCACGTCCACCAGGGGGAGCCCGGCCAGCAGCAGGGCTagggaggacagcaggaggacagccAGACGCATGTGGGCCACCGTGATCAGGGCAGAGTGGAGGAGGGGCTGGGTAATGCCCATACACCGCTCCACGGCCATGGCACTGCCCAGTAATAGAGGGCACAGGCCGAAGAACACCAAGCTGGCACCGAACAGTTGGCAGAACATCCCGGCAGGCTCGGTGGTGTCACGCATTCCTGCAGCCACCCTGTGCCTCCGACTCTGACCAAGGTGCAGATGGAGGGCAAAGGCACCAGGGATCAAATTACCAGCCAGGTCGGTTAGCAGTAGAGCCCCCACTAACAACAGGAACGGAGCTTTGGCCCGATGTCTGAAGCGTACATAGGACTTGGCCAGGATGCCCAGGGCGCTTAGGTTGGAGAGGCCACCCAGGGTCATGGTGAAACAGGACAATCCAAAGGAGGGAGGGTTGATGAGGGGTGGCAGTGTGGTGGCATTCAGggtctggatggatggacaggGGCAGGAGGAGAAGTTGAGCTCTGGGAGGtggtggacagagggagaggagggggcagagacGGTAGCCATGACGTCATAGAGGAGCAAGGAATATTCAGCTTCAATACCATCTGCAAAGAATGAGCGATATTAAGTTGAAGACTGGTTCAAATGTTTGTAAGCAAACAGTACTTGAGTGTTAGATCTATGTAATCCAGCCatgtctcatagactagatgtaacatagtacaTGTAAATCCAGGGCACACAAATTTGTAtcatatgttacgtttggtatgggtACATAAGACAGATGATTGCTTAAGTTGGGATGGATGGGTGCATGTATAACgcaaatgtctagcaacccaaaggttccgagtttgaatctcatcacggacaacttgagcattttagctaattagtaaCTTTTCAAcgacttactactttttagctactttgcaactactttgTTAGCTAACCATGCCCCTAACCATagcccttttagctaaccctatccctaaccttaaccctttaacctaactcctacactgaaccctacccctaacctagctaacgttagccacctagctagattTCACAAGCTAACATACTTttagcaaattcataacatattgtatatTTTGTACATTTGTAACATAGTCCCTTTTGCAAATTTGTGACATAATaagaattgtaattcgtaacatatatgaaatgggtgatggacatcaaCAAATGAATGATACCATACGAAACTAAAcatatactaaatggagtgtcatGGATTTACGTGCAGAATTATactaaatgctctgagaccagattGTGTAATCAGTTGAAATAGGACAGGGATGAGTACTGGCGTGACTTTAGAGACAATTTGAGAATCTGAGAGTCAGACTTACATAAGGCCATTGATCAGTTAATTTATTTTTATGTTGAATTGTCAAAATGAAATGTCTCTTCAAAGGGAAATTCATTTTCTGCATGACTACAACTTAGTACTAATTTAATTTAACAAAACTCCTAGATATCTCAAGTGCACCTGTGTGATTACGAGCATTCCCTTTGAGGCACATTGAGTGATTATGTGTCACAGGTGGTCTGTGTAGGACTCTTGAGGATTTTAACTTTGCATTAGAACAGACCCTGATTGCACTGAAAAGTCTGTAATGAGACACTAATGGAAACTTGCCTGGTGCTTCTTTGCCTCTGTGCCCGTTCAGGAACCATATCCAAACATTTACAGTGCTTTCGGagagtactcagaccccttgacttttgattacattttccccctcatcaatctacacacaataccccaaaatgacaaagcaagaacaggtttagatttttttgctaatttattataaataaaaaacaatatgtttacataagaattcagaccctgtactcagtactttgttgaagcacctttggcagcgattacagcctcaagtcttcttgggtatgacactacaagcttggcacacctgtatttggggagtttctctcattattttctgcagatgctctcaagctctgtcaggctggatggggaacatcgctgcacagttattttcaggtctctccagagatgtctgatcaggttcaagtccggtctctggctagagacttgtcccgaagcccttctctcccgattgctcagtttgtccaggtggccagctctaagaaagatcttggtggttccaaactttttccatttaagaatgatggaggccgctgtcttcttgaggaccttcaatgcggcaggcggttttttttttgttggtacgcttccccagatctgtgcctcgacacaatcctgtctcggagctctacggacaattccttcgacctactggcttggttcttgctctgacatgcactgtcatctgtgggaccttatatagacaggtctgtgcctttccaaataatgtccaatcaattgactttaccacaggtggacttcaatcaagttgtagaaacatctcacagatgatcaatggaagcaggatgaaACTGAGctaaattttgagtctcatagcaaagggttcgaatacttctgtaaatggtATTTAGGTTTGTTTGTcttttgcaaaaaaaatctataaacctgttttcactgtgtcattatggggtactgtgtgtagattgatgaggaaaaattaTAATTTTAGGATCTGGATGTAACTTaattaacaaaatgtgggaaaagttgaGGGGTCTGAGAGGGATCTGAAtacacctctctgggaagaggaagggcgggggtgtatgcttcatgattaacgactcatggtgtattcatcaacatacaggaactcaagtccttctgttcaccggACCtataattccttacaatcaaatgcctgCCATTTTACCTACCAAAATAATTCTCGGCAGTaatagtcacagctgtgtacattcccctcaagcagacaccaagacaGCCATCAAGAAACTCcattgcaaactggaaaccatatatcctgaggctgcatttattgtagctggggattttaacaaagcaaatttgagaacaaggctacctaaattctaccaGCATATTGATTGTGCTACATGCATGGGCAAAATCctcgatcactgctactctaacttccgcgatgcattcaaagccctcccccacccccccttcggcaaatctgaccacgacgccatcttgctcctactgtcttataggcagaaactcaaacaggatgaaCCAGTGAtgagaaccattcaacgctggtccgaccaattggtagccacgcttcaagattattttgatcacacggactggAATACATtccggtcagcctcagagaacaacatcgacctatacgctgactcggtgagtgcatttataaagaagtgcattggagatttgtacccactgtgactattaaaccctaccctaacctcGGCCTCCCGGGtgacgcagtggtctagggcactgcatctcagtgctagctgtgccaccagagactctgggttcgcgcccaggctctgtcgcagccggccgcgaccgggaggtccgtggggcgacgcacaattggcagagcgtcgtccgggttagggagggtttggccggtagggatatccttgtctcatcgcgcactagtgactcctgtggcgggctgggtgcagtgcacactaaccaggtcgccaggtgcacggtgtttcctccgacacattggtacggctggcttccgggttggatgcgcgctgtgttaagaagcagtgcagcttggttgggttgtgtttcggaggacgcatggcttttgaccttcgtctctcccaagcctgtacgggagttgcagcgatgagacaagatagtaactactaacaattggataccatgaaattgtggagaaaagggggtaaaattaaaaaattacaaaaaataaaacctaccctaaccagaaattgtggatggatggcggcattcgcgcaaaactgaaccatggaaagaggtctgggacTATGACTTCCCTCCGCAAGGAGATCAAACAAGTGAAATGCCAGTACAGGGACAGCAATTCATCGGCTTAGACACGAGACgtttgtggcagggtctacaggaaatcactgACTACAAAAAAGCCAGCCACTACAAGAAAGCCAGCCACGTCTCGGACACCGACGTctcgcttccagacaaactaaacaccttctttgcctgcttttaggataatacagtgccaccgtcgcGGCCCGCTAACAAGGACTGCCCCCCAATCCTTCTCCGTGGttgatgtgagtaaaacatttaaatgtgttaacccttgcaagacTGTCTCTTATTCATCCATTTACATTTGCGTGTACaaggtagtcgttgtgaatttgttagattacttgttagatattactgaactAGAagcactagaagcacaagcatttcg
Proteins encoded in this window:
- the LOC135555212 gene encoding prostaglandin E2 receptor EP1 subtype-like, whose product is MATVSAPSSPSVHHLPELNFSSCPCPSIQTLNATTLPPLINPPSFGLSCFTMTLGGLSNLSALGILAKSYVRFRHRAKAPFLLLVGALLLTDLAGNLIPGAFALHLHLGQSRRHRVAAGMRDTTEPAGMFCQLFGASLVFFGLCPLLLGSAMAVERCMGITQPLLHSALITVAHMRLAVLLLSSLALLLAGLPLVDVGSYTTQFPGTWCFLTVHGPLSTADASLALTFSGLGLMALSLSLICNTLSGLALLQARLSSQGIRTNTTAAPGRYGRTSSSPLRSLDVEMMAQLTVITMVSCVCWSPFLISISLLVGQFCRGGRGSSHTVRQSEKLVLLGLRMATWNQILDPWVYILLRRAVLRRVFRVLQPDSRSTLTQSSSCTTASRRQGIGLH
- the LOC135555211 gene encoding long-chain fatty acid transport protein 1-like — encoded protein: MRNAASASFSLGSLGLLRLFGVPWSWSLAAGFGVFLGTGGWKYLYIVVRTAKRDLNGLYVLLRVKIALWHHLRRNSNIPSIFAQTVKQHPNKPALIYDATGETWTFTQLDLLSNAVAQWALAQGWGPGDVVALFMESRPLQVALWLGLAKVGVEAALINFNLRRDALLHCVGVSVSRGIVFGAELAGAMLEVSSSLSPSMVRFCTGELSVDCLASLSAQNLTISWPRPLHCPPSFLHPTQELQCCW